The following is a genomic window from Dermatophilaceae bacterium Soc4.6.
CGACTCAGCGTCGACCTCGCCCGGGCGGCTGCCCTCAGGTGGCGGTGAGGGCGTCGCGCATCGGCACGAGCTTGGCGTCGGACTCGGCCACCTCGGCGTCAGGATCGGAGCCGGCGACGATGCCGCACCCGGCGAAGAGCCTGATGCCGCGGGGGTCCTCGTCGTCGAAACGGCCACAGCGCAGCGCGATGCCCCACTCGCCGTCACCGGTGGCGTCCATCCAGCCGACCGGCCCGGCATACCGGCCGCGGTCGAGGTCCTCGAGCTCGGCGATGAGCGCCACCGCCGCCTCGGTGGGTGTGCCGCCGACCGCGGCCGACGGGTGCAGCGAGGCAGCCAGCCCCAGCGACGTGACCTCGTCTGAGCTGACCCCCGCCACGTCGGTCGCGAGGTGCATGACGTTGCTCAGGTGCAGCACGAAGGGCGACTCGGGCACGTTCATCGACGAGCAGTGCGGCGCGAGGGCGTCGGCGACCGAGCGCACGGCGTACTCGTGCTCCTCGAGGTCCTTGCTCGAGCGGGCGAGCGACCCTGCGAGCGCGACGTCGGAGGCGTCGTCGCCGGTGCGGCGGATGGTGCCGGCGAGCACCCGCGAGGTCACCAGGCCCTGGTCGCGCCGCACGAGCAGCTCGGGGGTCGCCCCCACCAACCCCGCCACACTGAAGGTCCATGTCGTGTCGTACCGCAGCGCCAGCTGCTGCAGCACCCAGCGCGCATCGATGGGGGTCGAGCTGCGCACGTCGAGGTCGCGGGCCAGGACGACCTTGTCGAGGTCGCCCCGGGTGATGCGGTGCACGGCCTCGGCGACACTGGCCGCCCAGCGCGTGGGGTCCTGCACGCCGTCGGAGAAGGCGATGTCGGTGGGAGCCACCGGGGCCTGCGTCGGGCCCACGACCGGCAGCGTCGTCAGTGCCGGCTCGACCCCGGCGGTCGTCACCCACCACCGACCACCACGGTGCCCGACGGTGACCGCGGGGACGACGAGCTGGGCCAGGTCGGTCGAGTCGTCGGCGAAGGGGAAGGACCCGAAGGCCACCGCCCCACTGCCGGGCAGGCGCACCTCGTCGCGCACGACGGCGTGGCCCGCCGTGGCGGTCCACCACTCCTGGGCTGCCGAGAAGCGCTCGGGTCCGCTGGTCTCGCACGTCGCCGCGCGCCCCCACCCCACCAGGCCCTCGCCGCGCCTGACCCACGAGAAGAGCTCACTGGCGGGGAGGGCGGGAAGCAGGTCGAGCAGCGGGCCGGGGTCGGCGACGAGGAAGGACCTCACGACCAACGGGCCGGCTGCGGCAGCAGTCGGCTCGGGTGCGAGGGCGGTGGACATCACCCACAAGCGTACGGCGACCCCCCTCTCCCGTCCGGTGCGTAGGACGCCGGACGAGGAGAGGTGCGCGACGTCACAGCCTGACGCCGTCAGGCTCCTGGCACCGCCCACGGCGGACGGCCGCACGCTGCATGCGGGAGAATGGGGGCATGAGCCGCGCCAGCCTGGACAAGCAGCCCGCCGAGGTCGCCACGATGTTCGACGGGGTCGCCGAGAAGTACGACCTGACCAACGACGTGCTGTCGCTCGGCCAGGACCGCGCCTGGCGCCGCGCCACCGTCGCTGCGGTCGAGGCCCGCCCCGGCCAGACGGTGCTCGACATCGCGGCCGGCACGGGCACGAGCTCGGAGCCCTTCGCCGACGCCGGTGTGCGGGTCGTGCCCGCCGACTTCTCGGTGGGGATGCTGCGCGTCGGCCACCGGCGCCGCCCCGACCTCGCCTTCACCGCCGCCGACGCGATGCGGCTGCCCTTCGCCGACGACTCCTTCGACGCCGTGACCATGTCGTTCGGCCTGCGCAACGTCTCCGACATGCAGGCCGCGCTCGCCGAGTTCCTCCGGGTGACGAAGCCGGGCGGGCGCCTGGTCGTGTGCGAGTTCAGTGCCCCGACCAACCCGGCCTTCCGCACCGTCTACACCAACTACCTCATGCGCGCGCTGCCGCCGATCGCCCGGCGCACCTCGAGCAACCCCGACTCCTACGTCTACCTCGCCGAGTCGATCCGGGCCTGGCCGGCGCAGCGCGAGCTCGCCGAGTCGATCGCCGCGACCGGCTGGGGCGAGGTCACCTGGCGCAACCTCACGGGCGGGATCGTCGCGCTGCACCGGGCCACCAAGCCGCTCGCCTGAGCGGCTCCATCCGCACTCCGGCAGGGGGCCGGCCCCGCAACTGACACCTCCCGCGCACGGGCTTAGACTCGTCCAGACGTTCGTGAAGATCTTCACAAGCAGCGAAGGCACCCCCCGACGATGACCACCAGCACCCGCTCAGGCACCCCCGGCCCGACCTCCACGCAGGGACCGAGCGCCGACGTGATCGTGGTCGGTGCCGGCCCCGGGGGCAGCGCCACCGCTGCCTACCTGGCCGACCACGGCCTCGACGTGGTGCTCCTCGAGAAGTCGACCTTCCCCCGCGACAAGATCTGCGGCGACGGACTGACCCCGCGGGCCACCAAGGAGCTGACCTCGCTCGGTGTCGACACCAGCGACTGGCAGCGCACGGCCGGCCTGCGGATCAAGGGCGGCGGGCACACCCTGCAGCTCGACTGGCCGCAGACCTCGACCTTCCCCGGCCACGGCTTGGTGCGCACCCGCGCGATGCTCGACGAGACCCTCGCGCGGCACGCGGAGCACAAGGGCGCCCTGCTCCAGGAGCGCACCAGCGTCACGGCGCCGGTCCGCGACCCCGGTGGCCGGGTCACCGGCGTCACGGCCAAGCGGCTCGACGAGCGCGGCCGCGACACCGGCGAGACGATCACCTACCGCGCCCCCGTCGTGGTGGCCAGCGACGGCGTCTCCTCCCGCCTCGCGACCTCCGTCGGCCGCCCCAAGCGCGACGACCGCGTGATGGGCGTCGCCGTCCGTGCCTACTACCGCACGCCGCGCCGCGACGACTTCATGGAGAGCCACCTGGAGCTCTGGACCCGCGACGACAGCGGCAAGCGCATCCTGATGCCCGGCTACGGCTGGCTCTTCCCCCTCGAGGACGGCCGCACCAACGTCGGCCTGGGCACCCTCGACACCACCTCGGCCTTCCGCAAGACCGACTTCAAGGACGTCATGCGGCGCTGGGTCGCCGACATCGACGCCGACTGGCACCTCGAGCACGACGAGTCGGCCGGTCCCATCCGGGGCGCCGCCCTGCCCATGGGCTTCAACCGCACCCCGCTGTATGCCGACGGCCTCGTCCTCGTCGGCGACGCCGGTGGCATGGTCAACCCCTTCAACGGCGAGGGCATCGACTACGCCCTCGAGGCAGCCCGCATCGGGGCCGAGGTCATCGCGCAGGCCCTGGCCCGCCCGAGCGACGCCCAGCGCGAGCGGGTGCTCGCGGGCTACCCGCGGGCGATGAAGGACGAGCTGGGCGGCTACTTCACGCTCGGCCGCTGGTTCGCCCACGCGATCGGGCAGCCCGAGATCATGCGCCTGGCCACGAAGTACGGCCTGCCGCGCACGACGATGATGCGCTTCCTGCTCAAGGTGATGGCCAACCTGCCCGAGCAGCGCGGCGGCCGGGTCGGCGACCGCCTCATCCACGCGATGTCGTCGATCGCCCCCGACGCGTGAACGCCCCCACCCCCGGGGCGCAGCGCCCGTTCCGCGAGCCCCCTAGGATGGGGTCGCTCGACCGGAACCAGTCCCCAGATCTATCCGCGGCGCCCCGAGCGCGACGACCCGGATGCCAGAGAGGCACGCGATGACCAACGAGTGGATCCCGCTCCTGTTCCTGCTGGCCCTCGGCTTCGGCTTCGCCCTCCTGTCGGTCGGCACCAGCCTCGTCGTCGGCCCGAAGCGCTACAACCGCGCCAAGCTCGAGGCCTACGAGTGCGGCATCCAGCCGACCCCGCAGGCCGTCGGCGGCGGTCGCGTGCCGATCAAGTACTACATCACGGCGATGTTGTTCATCGTCTTCGACGTGGAGAGCATCTTCCTCTATCCGTTCGCCGTGGCGTTCAACCAGCTGGGACTGTTCGCGCTCGTCGAGATGGTCCTGTTCATCCTCACCGTGTTCGTCGCCTACGCCTACGTCTGGCGTCGGGGCGGGCTGGACTGGGACTAGGAGAAACACATGGGAATCGAAGAGAAGCTGCCGGCAGGTTTCCTGCTCACCTCGATCGAGAACCTCGCCGGCTACATGCGCAAGACGTCCATGTGGCCCGCGACCTTCGGTCTGGCCTGCTGTGCCATCGAGATGATGGCGGTCGGCACCCCCGACTACGACATCGCCCGCTTCGGTATGGAGCGCTTCGCCGCGACTCCGCGCCAGGCCGACCTGATGATCGTGGCCGGACGGGTGAGCCAGAAGATGGCGCCGGTCGTGCGCCAGGTCTACGACCAGATGAGCGAGCCCAAGTGGGTCATCTCGATGGGTGTCTGCGCGAGCTCGGGCGGCATGTTCAACAACTACGCCATCGTCCAGGGCGTCGACCACATCATCCCGGTCGACATCTACCTTCCGGGCTGCCCGCCGCGCCCGCAGATGCTGCTCAACGCGATCCTCACGCTGCACGACGAGATCCTCAAGATGCCGCTCGGGGTCGACCGGGTCACGGCGGCCCAGGCGGCCGAGGCCGCCGCCATGGCCGCCACCCCGACCCATGCCATGAAGGGGCTGCTCGCCTGATGGCCGACGACACCAGCCCCGGCATCCCCGGCACGGAGGCGGCGCAGGAGCACGGCGACGTCGTCGTGCGTCGACGGGACGTCGACACGACCCCGGTCGTGATCGCCGAGCGCGACGGCATGTTCGGCGCGACCCAGGGCGCCGACACGACCGGCTACGGCGGTCTCAAGACCCCCGTGCTCCTCCCCGGGGCCACGGCCCGGCCCTACGGCGGCTGGTTCGACGAGGCGGCCGACGCCCTCGAGCGGGCCCTCGTCGGCGGCAGCGCCTCGATGGCCGAGGCCATCGAGCGGGTGGTCGTCGACCGCGGTGAGATGACGCTCTTCGTGCGCCGCGAGCACCTCCTCGAGGTCGCCCGCACGCTGCGCAACGACCCGGCCCTCCGGTTCGAGATCTGCACCGGTGTCTCTGGGGTCAACTATCCCGACGAGACCGGCCGCGAGCTGCACGCGGTCTACCACCTCCTGTCGATCACCAACGGCAGCAAGCGGATCCGCGTCGAGGTCACCTGCCCCGACGCCGATCCGCACATCCCGTCGGTGGTCGAGGTCTATCCCGCCAACGACTGGCACGAACGTGAGACGTGGGACATGTTCGGCATCCAGTTCGACGGCCACCCTGCGCTGACCCGCATCCTGATGCCCGACGACTGGCCGGGACACCCGCAGCGCAAGGACTACCCCCTCGGCGGGATCCCCGTCGAGTACAAGGGCGCCACCATCCCACCGCCCGACCAGCGGAGGTCGTACTCCTGATGACCACGACAACTGACCCCTACGCCACCTCCGGCGCCGACGAGCAGGCCGCCGAGGGCGCCCACGTCTTCAACGCCACGGGCGGTGACTGGGACGACCTCGTCGACGAGGCCACCTCGCTGCACGAGGAGCGGATCGTCGTCAACATGGGCCCGCAGCACCCGTCGACCCACGGCGTGCTGCGCCTGATCCTCGAGCTCGACGGCGAGACGGTGACCGAGACCCGCGCGGGGATCGGCTACCTGCACACCGGCATCGAGAAGAACATGGAGTTCCGCACCTGGACGCAGGGGGTGACGTTCTGCACCCGCATGGACTACCTCACCCCGATGTTCCAGGAGACGGCCTACTGCCTCGCCATCGAGAAGCTGCTCGGCATCACCGAGCAGATCCCCGAGCGCGCCTCGATCATCCGGGTGCTCATGATGGAGCTCACCCGGATCAGCTCGCACTTCGTGGCCGTGGGCACCGGGGGCATGGAGATGGGGGCCACGACGGTCATGACCGTCGGGTTCCGCGAGCGCGAGCGCGTCCTCAAGATCATCGAGATGGTCACGGGTCTGCGCATGAACAACGCCTACATCCGCCCCGGCGGCGTCTCGCAGGACCTGCCCAAGGGCGTCTACAGCGAGATCACCGACATGGTCAGCGAGCTGCGGGTCGGTCTGCACGAGTTCGAGCTGCTCCTGACCGAGAACCCGGTCCTCAAGGGCCGGACGGTCGACGTCGGCTACCTCGACCTCACCGGCTGCATGGCGCTCGGCATGACGGGACCGGTGCTCCGCTCGACCGGACTGCCGCACGACCTGCGCAAGTCGGCGCCCTACTGCGGCTACGAGACCTACGACTTCGACGTCATCACTCGCGACACCTGCGACGCCTACGGGCGCCTGCGGATCCGTCTCGACGAGATCAAGGAGTCGATGCGCATCGTCGAGCAGACGGTCACCCGGCTCGAGGCCACCGAGGGGCAGCCGGTCATGGTCGCCGACCGCAAGATCGCCTGGCCCGCCCAGCTCTCCGTGGGCACCGACGGTCAGGGCAACTCCCTCAACCACATCCGAGAGATCATGGGCGAGTCGATGGAGTCGCTCATCCACCACTTCAAGCTGGTGACCGAGGGCTTCAGGGTGCCGGCCGGTCAGGTCTACGTCGCGGTCGAGAGCGCCAAGGGCGAGCTCGGCTGCCACCTGGTCTCCGACGGCGGCACCCGGCCCTACCGGGCGCACTTCCGTGACCCCTCGTTCAACAACCTGCAGGCCTCGGCCGCGATGTGCGAGGGTGGCCAGATCGCTGACGTCATCGTGGCCGTCGCGTCCATCGACCCCGTCATGGGAGGAGTGGACCGCTGATGTCCACCAGTCACGACCTGTCCGCTCCGCAGACCGCTGCCGGCCACCTGACCGTCAGCGAGGAGAGCCGGGCCCCCTACCCCGCGCAGGTCGAGGCGCAGCTGCGCGCCGACGCCGCACTGGTGATCGCGCGCTACCCCGTGGCCCGCTCGGCGCTGCTGCCGCTGCTGCACCTCGTGCAGAGCATCGACGGCTACGTCTCCGGCCGCGGGATCGCGCTCTGCGCCGAGCTGCTCGACCTCGAGACCGCCGAGGTCAGCGGGGTCGCGACCTTCTACACCCAGTACAAACGCCACCCCAACGGCGAGTTCACCGTCGGCGTCTGCACCAACACGCTGTGCGCGATCATGGGTGGCGACCTCATCTGGGAGTCGGTCAGCGAGCACCTCGGCATCGGGCACGACGAGACGACCGCCGACGGCAAGATCACCCTCGAGCGCGTCGAGTGCAACGCCGCCTGTGACTACGCCCCCGTCGTCATGGCCAACTGGGAGTTCTTCGACAACCAGTCGCCGGCGTCGACCAGGCAGCTGGTCGACGACCTGCGGGCCGGCAAGACGGTGCGCCCGACGCGCGGCCCGAGCCGGGTCTGCTCCTTCAAGCAGGTCTCGCGCGTGCTCGCCGGCTTCCCCGACGGCCTCGCCGACGAGGGTGTCGGCGCCGGTCCGGCCTCGCTCGAGGGCCTCGGCGTGGCCAAGGCCAACGGCTGGCGCGCTCCCGGCGAGGACAGCGCGACCGGCGACACCCCCAGCAACGCCCCCGACGAGGCGCCCGGCGATTCGACTGCCCGTTCGGGCAAGGACAAGGAGGCGGGGCTGTGAGCACCGCACTGACCCCGATCCTCACGAAGTTCTGGGACCACCCCCAGTCGTGGACCCTCGCGACCTACGAGGACAATGAGGGCTACCAGGGCCTGAAGAAGGCCCTGGGCATGTCCCAGGCCGACCTGGTGACGATGACCAAGGAGTCGGGCCTGCGTGGCCGCGGAGGCGCCGGCTTCCCCACCGGCATGAAGTGGGGCTTCCTGCCCCCGCCCGACGGCGGCCCCCGCTACCTCGTGGTCAACGCCGACGAGTCCGAGCCGGGCACCTGCAAGGACACGCCGCTGATGATGGCGGCCCCGCACTTCCTCATCGAGGGCATGGCCATCACGTCGTACGCCATCGGCTGCACGCACGCCTTCATCTACCTGCGCGGCGAGATCGTGCACGTCTACCGCCGGCTCATGCGCGCCGTCGAGGAGGCGTATGCCGCAGGCCACCTCGGCACGAACATCCACGGCTCGGGCTTCGACCTCGACATCACCGTGCACGCCGGCGCCGGCGCCTACATCTGCGGTGAGGAGACGGCGCTGCTCGACTCGCTCGAGGGTCGTCGCGGTCAACCGCGTCTCAAGCCCCCGTTCCCGGCCGTGGCCGGCCTCTACGCGCGACCCACCGTCGTCAACAACGTCGAGAGCATCGCGTCGGTCCCGCCGATCCTGCTCCACGGCTCCGAGTGGTTCAAGGCGATGGGCACCGAGAAGTCCACCGGCTTCGGCATCTTCAGCCTCTCCGGCCACGTCACGAGGCCCGGGCAGTACGAGGCCCCGCTCGGCATCACCCTGCGTGAGCTGCTCGAGATGGCGGGCGGGATGCGCGGCGGCAAGGATCTGAAGTTCTGGACGCCGGGCGGCTCGTCCACCCCGCTGTTCACCGACGAGCACCTCGACGTGCCCCTCGACTTCGAGTCGGTGGGTGCGGCCGGCTCGATGCTCGGCACCCGGGCCCTGCAGATCTTCGACACCACGACCTGCGTCGTGCGCGCCGTCGAGCGCTGGACCGACTTCTACAAGCACGAGTCGTGCGGCAAGTGCACCCCGTGTCGCGAAGGCACGTGGTGGCTCGCGCAGATCCTCGAGCGCCTCGAGCACGGCCCGGCCGGCGCGGCCACCGAGGCCGACTTCGACAAGCTGCTCGACATCTGCGACAACATCCTGGGTCGGTCGTTCTGTGCCCTGGGTGACGGCGCGACGTCACCGATCACGAGCAGCATCCAGTACTTCCGCGACGAGTTCCGCGACCACCTGTCGGTCGACGGCTGCCCGTTCGACCGCGACGCGTCGTCGTACTTCGCCGACGCCACGAAGGAGTCAGCGTCCGCATGACCACCACCCCCACGACCCCGGCCGTCGGCCCGACGACCAACAGCCCGGCGTCGGGCGGCAACTCGGTGAGCACCGGCGGCAACGCCTCGGTGCCCGCTGCCGTCGACGGGGTCAGCCTGACCATCGACGGGATAGCGGTCTCGGTGCCCAAGGGCACCCTGGTCATCCGAGCGGCCGAAGAGGTCGGGGTGGCGATCCCCCGGTTCTGCGACCACCCGCTGCTCGAGCCGGTCGGCGCCTGCCGACAGTGCCTCGTCGACATCGCGACCCCCGGCCCGGACGGCTCCTTCCGCCCGATGCCGAAGCCGCAGGCCTCCTGCACGATCACCGTGACCGAGGGCATGCGGGTCAACACCCAGCACACCTCCGCGGTGGCCGACAAGGCCCAGCACGGTCAGATGGAGTTCCTGCTCATCAACCACCCGCTCGACTGCCCCGTCTGCGACAAGGGTGGCGAGTGTCCCCTGCAGAACCAGGCGATGAGCAACGGTCGCGCCGTGTCCCGCTTCGAGGACGTCAAGCGCACTTACCCCAAGCCGATCAACATCTCCAGCCAGGTGCTGCTCGACCGCGAGCGCTGCATCCTCTGCGCCCGGTGCACCCGCTTCTCCGACCAGATCGCCGGCGACCCGTTCATCGCGCTCGTCGAGCGCGGTGCCCTCCAGCAGGTGGGTATCTACCAGGAGCAGCCGTTCGAGTCGTACTTCTCCGGCAACACCGTGCAGATCTGCCCGGTGGGTGCGCTGACCGGGGCGGCCTACCGCTTCCGCTCGCGTCCCTTCGACCTGATCTCCACGCCCACGGTCTGCGACGGCTGCGCCTCCGGGTGCGCCATCCGCACCGACCACCGTCGCGGGGTCGTCCTGCGACGGATGGCGGCCAACGACCCGGCGGTCAACGAGGAGTGGAACTGCGACAAGGGCCGGTGGGCCTTCACCTGGCCGACCCTCGCCGACCGGCTCACCACCCCGCTGGTGCGCGACGAGTCAGGCGAGCTGCGCGCCGCCGGCTGGCCCGAGGCCCTCGAGGTCGCCGCTGCCGGCCTGCGCAAGGCCCGCGCCGCGGCCGTGCTCGTCGGCGGTCGCGCAACCGCCGAGGACGCCTACGCCTACGGCAAGTTCGCACGAATCGCGTTGCAGACCAACGACATCGACTTCCGTGCCCGGCCCCACTCGGCCGAGGAGGCCGACTTCCTGGCCGCGCGCGTCGTCTCGACGGGCCCCGGTGGGGGAGGCGTGACCTACGCCGACCTGGAGGCCGCCCGTGCTGTGCTCCTCGTCGGCTTCGAGCCCGAGGACGAGTCACCCATCGTGTTCCTGCGGCTGCGCAAGGCCGTCCGCAAGACCGGCGCGTCGGTCGCCTCCGTGGCCCCGTACGCCAGCCGTGGCCTGCGCAAGCTCTCCGGCCTGCTGCTCCCCACCGCCCCGGGGCAGGAGGCCGCGACCCTGCGCGCGCTCGGTGACACCGACGCCGGTCGCGCCCTGGAGACCAGCCTCGCCGACGGCGGCATCGTCCTCGTGGGCGAGCGGCTGGCCTCCGTGCCCGGTGCGCTGACCGCCGCCGCCGCCCTGGCCGACCGCACGGGAGCCCGGCTCGCCTGGGTCCCGCGCCGAGCGGGGGAGCGTGGGGCGCTCGAGTCCGGCGCGCTCGGCTCGCTGCTGCCGGGCGGACGCCCGGTTGCCGACCCGGTGGCCCGGGCCGAGGTCGCCGAGGTCTGGGACAGCGTCGGTCTGCCCGACGCTCCGGCGCGTGACACCGCCGCGATCGTCGAGGCCGCCTGCAGCGGCGCGATCGGAGCCCTCGTCGTCGCGGGCGTCGACCCGGTCGACCTCGCGCTGCCGGGCGTCGAGGAGGCGCTGGCCAAGACCTTCGTCGTCTCGCTCGAGGTGCGCGAGTCGGCCGTGACCCGCGTCGCCGACGTCGTCCTGCCTGTCGCCCCGCCGTCGGAGAAGGTCGGCACCTTCGTCGACTGGGAGGGTCGACTACGACCCTTCGAGGCAGCCCTCCACACCAACGCGATGAGCGACCACCGGGTGCTCGACATGCTCGCCGCCGAGCTCGGGATCTTCCTCGAGACCAAGACCCAGGCCCAGATCCACGCCCAGTACGAAGAGCTGGGCCCTTGGGCCGGCGCGCGACCCACCCTCACCGACGCGCACGTGCCGACGCCCCCGGTGGTGCCCGGACAGCTCGTCCTCGCCACCTGGGCCCCGCTGCTCGACAAGGGCCGGATGCAGGACGGCGAGCCCTACCTCGCCGGCACCGCGCCCGTCGCGGTCCTGCGGATCGGCCCGGCCGATGCTGGGCGTCTGGGTGTCGGCGACGGCGCCCCCGTCACCGTCACGACCGCGCGCGGCTCCGTCCGGGTGCCCGCGCTGGTGACCCCCGACCTGCTCGAGGGGGTCGTCTGGCTCCCGACCAACTCCGAGGGCTGCGACGTCCGCGGTAGCCTCGGTGCGCTCGCGGGTGACCCGGTCACGGTGTCACCCGTCGTCTCCACGGTCAGTCGCCCGCTCGCTGCTTCGGAAGGTGCCCGCTGATGTCCACGTTCGCCTCGCTGGTCGGCGAGGTCCAGGCTGTCGCTGCCGCCGTCCCTGCCATCGACAACCCCTCCGCCGACTTCAGCGACACCCCGTGGTGGCTGTCGCTGATCAAGGTCCTGATGGCCTTCGTCTACCTCCTGCTGAGCACGCTGCTCGTCATCTGGTTCGAGCGTCGCGTCATCGGGCGCATGCAGCAGCGTCCCGGGCCCAACCGGGCCGGCCCCTTCGGCCTTCTCCAGACCCTGGCCGACGGCGCCAAGCTGATGCTCAAGGAAGACGTCACCCCGGCTGCCGCGGACAAGTTCGTCTTCACCCTGGCCCCGCTGATCTCGGCGACCATGGCCTTCGTGTCGTTCGCGATCATCCCCTTCGGGGACGAGGTCACGATGTTCGGCCACAGGACCCCGCTCCAGATCACCGACATGCCGGTCGCCGTGCTGCTCGTGCTCGCGGTCGCCTCGGTCGGTGTCTACGGCATCGTCCTCGCCGGCTGGTCGTCCGGCTCGACCTACCCGCTGCTCGGTGGGCTGCGCTCGACCGCCCAGGTCATCTCGTACGAGATCGCGATGGGCCTGGCCCTCGTGGCCGTCTTCATCTACAGCGGCTCGATGTCGACCTCGCAGATCGTGGCCGGCCAGGAGCGCCTCTGGTACTTCATCCCCGCCTTCTTCTCCTTCGCCGTCTACGTCGTGACGATGTTCGGCGAGACCAACCGCCTGCCCTTCGACCTCGCCGAGGGCGAGGGTGAGCTCACCGGTGGCTTCCACACCGAGTACTCCTCGATGCGCTTCGCGATGTTCTTCCTCGGCGAGTACATCAACATGTTCGTCGTGGCCGCCCTCGCCACCACCGTCTTCCTCGGTGGCTGGATGGCCCCCCCGTTCGTCGCCATGATCAACGGTGGCATGTTCAACCACGGCTGGTGGGGCGTGCTCTGGTTCACGGCCAAGCTGTGGTTCTTCATCTGGGGCTTCGTCTGGGTGCGAGGGTCGCTGCCGCGAGTGCGCTACGACCAGTTCATGCGCTTCGGCTGGAAGTTCCTCATCCCCTCCACGCTCGTGTGGGTCGTGGCCGTGGCCTTCATCCGCGGCTCGCAGAACGGATGGTTCGGTGACGGTAAGGTCGGCCTGCTCGGCCGCCAGTTCCCCGTACCCACCCTGGTGCTCGTCGGGGTCATCGCGGTGGTGGCGCTGGCGGTGGCCTGGGTCTACGACAACAAGCGCGCCGACGAGGAGGAGCGGTCCGCCGCCGAGCGGTTCCCCGCCGAGATCGACCCCTTCGCCGGCGGCTACCCGGTGCCGCCGCTGCCCGGGCAGCGACTGCGGGAGCCGGACCGCATCCCCGAGCCCGTGGGCGCCCCCGCCAGTCTCACCACCATCCCGGGCGACATCCCCGCCTCAACCGTGAAGGAGGACGCTCGTGGCTGACGACGCCACCACTGCGCCCACCGGAAGCTCCCTGCCCCCCGTGCCGCGCCCGTCCAGTCCGGCGCGCCCGGCCAGCGGGTCGAGCGAGCGGCCTACGCCGAGCGAGCAGCCCAAGTGGTACGCCCCCGTAGGCGGCTTCGGGGTGACGTTCGCGACGCAGTTCCGCACGGTGCTGACCGAGGAGTACCCCGAGAAGCCACGGGCCACCGCGCCGCGGTTCCACGGTCGCCACCAGCTCAACCGCCACCCCGACGGTCTCGAGAAGTGCATCGGTTGCGAGCTCTGCGCGTGGGCCTGCCCGGCCGACGCGATCCTCGTCGAGGGCGCGAGCAACGACGACACCGCGATCAGCGAGGGGGGCACCGGTCGCTTCTCGCCCGGTGAGCGCTTCGGCCGCGTCTACCAGATCAACTACCTGCGCTGCATCTTCTGCGGGCTCTGCATCGAGGCCTGCCCGACCCGGGCCCTGACGATGACCAACGACTACGAGCTGGCCGACAACAACCGGGCCGACCTGATCTTCACCAAGGACATGCTGCTCGCCCCGATGCAGCAGGGCATGCTGCCCTCGCCGCACCCGATGGTCGAGGGCATGGAGGAGCGCGACTACTACCTCGGCAAGGTCAGCGGAGCCACCAGCGCCCAGCGCGAGTGGGCGACGGAGCACGAGGCCGAGGTCGACTCGATCCGCCCCGAGAAGTACGCCCAGCCGCCACTGCGGGGCGGGGCCCGACTGCGGGCCGGTGCCAAGATCGGCCAGCCGACGACCGCCCCGT
Proteins encoded in this region:
- the nuoH gene encoding NADH-quinone oxidoreductase subunit NuoH; protein product: MSTFASLVGEVQAVAAAVPAIDNPSADFSDTPWWLSLIKVLMAFVYLLLSTLLVIWFERRVIGRMQQRPGPNRAGPFGLLQTLADGAKLMLKEDVTPAAADKFVFTLAPLISATMAFVSFAIIPFGDEVTMFGHRTPLQITDMPVAVLLVLAVASVGVYGIVLAGWSSGSTYPLLGGLRSTAQVISYEIAMGLALVAVFIYSGSMSTSQIVAGQERLWYFIPAFFSFAVYVVTMFGETNRLPFDLAEGEGELTGGFHTEYSSMRFAMFFLGEYINMFVVAALATTVFLGGWMAPPFVAMINGGMFNHGWWGVLWFTAKLWFFIWGFVWVRGSLPRVRYDQFMRFGWKFLIPSTLVWVVAVAFIRGSQNGWFGDGKVGLLGRQFPVPTLVLVGVIAVVALAVAWVYDNKRADEEERSAAERFPAEIDPFAGGYPVPPLPGQRLREPDRIPEPVGAPASLTTIPGDIPASTVKEDARG
- the nuoI gene encoding NADH-quinone oxidoreductase subunit NuoI, which translates into the protein MTFATQFRTVLTEEYPEKPRATAPRFHGRHQLNRHPDGLEKCIGCELCAWACPADAILVEGASNDDTAISEGGTGRFSPGERFGRVYQINYLRCIFCGLCIEACPTRALTMTNDYELADNNRADLIFTKDMLLAPMQQGMLPSPHPMVEGMEERDYYLGKVSGATSAQREWATEHEAEVDSIRPEKYAQPPLRGGARLRAGAKIGQPTTAPSTAEPEGTR